Part of the Thermodesulfobacteriota bacterium genome is shown below.
TTTTTGCCTTGTTGCTGAACGCTGATAGCTGAAAGCTGAATGCTTCTTTATAGTCCTGCTTCATCCAACACCTGGGGAACCCTCTTCTCCCACCCGATGGCCATGATATGTACACCGTGGCATAGGTCCTTCATCCCATTTACCAATCTTGCCGCTATCTCAATACTGGTCTTGACTTTGTCCTTGGTCTCCGTCATCTCTTTGATCAGGTATTCGGGAACAAAGACTCCGGCCACATTTTTGTTCATAAAGCGGGCCATACCCGCCGACTTAAGCAGGATCACACCCCCCAGTATTTTTGTCTTATACCCCTCCACCCGTCTCATGAACTTTTCAAACAGGTCCAGGTCATAAATGGCCTGGGTCTGAAAAAACCGGGCACCGGCTTCCATCTTTTTTTCCATCTTTATAATCTGTAAGTCAAGCGCGGCCTCGGTATCCGCACCTGGGTTAACTACCGCACCGGGCAGAAAATCCGTAGCCCCTTTAAGCTCGTTCCCAACCATGTCCGCGCCGCCGTTAAGTTTGCCGATCACCTCCAGCAGACTCACCGAGTCCAGATCAAACACCGGCTTGGCCTGGGGATGATCTCCAAGGGTCGGATGATCCCCGGTGAGCGCCAGGACGTTTCTGATCCCCAGTACCCAGGCGCTGAGGAGGTCGGACTGGAGGGCCAACCGGTTCCGATCCCTGCAAGTCACCTGCAGGACAGGATCGATCCCCATATCCGTCAATAAGTGGCAGACGGCCAGGGAACCCAATCGCATAACAGAACTCTGCATATCGGTCACATTAATAGCATCGACACGGTCTTTTAAGATGGAAGCATCTTCCAGAAGAACACCCGTATCGGTCCCCTTCCCAGGCCCGATTTCCGCCGTGACTAAGAATTTATTCGATTCTAAAGCCTGTCTGAAACTCATTTTGCCACCCTCTTTTCAAGATCAGCCATAGAGCGCACAAAGTTTTTTCATCTGCCGTTTATCTCTGTAGCTTGCAGTTTCAGCCCTCTTTCGCCTTCAGTTCTTCCCTAATTACCCTACCCGGGTGAACGGCCCAGCCCTTTATTTGCGTCTCGCCTCTTAAATAATCCAAAAGCCCCAGCCGCTTTAGTCCATGGTATATCTCCTGCCAGGCGCAAGGGCGATCTTTAGAAACCTCACACTTACCCTCCTGGGAGCCGCCACACGGCCCATTGAGCAGGCCCTTAGCACAGCGTGCCACCGGACACACACCGGCCGTCCTCCCCAGGATACAATCGCCGCAGGCCATACACATTTCAGTCCAGACGCCCGGTTCTTGTTCAATGCCGATAAACTGTGTGTTGAGCGCCGGCAGAACACGTTTGTCCGGAAACCGTCTGGCCACAGCCTGCACGCCGTTGCCGCAGGCCATAGAAAGGACGGCTTCATAATCCCGAATTTTCTCCTCCAGGCGATCAATGAATTTATCCGAACACTGCCGGGGAATCATGCCCTTTTCTACGGTCAGTCCCTCTCTGTCCGTCGCCAGATTTTCGGCCAGTCTTGCCACCTCATCCGGCCCACCTGCGGAACAGAACGTCATGCACATACCACACCCTACTATCAGAACCTTTTTATAGGGGGCGACCATGTGTTTTATTTCCGCCAAGTCTTTTTGTGTAGCAATAATCATATCCCGCCTCCCCGTAACTGCCGGCCGCTAAGACACAAAATAGTCAAGATTTTTACATTCTTTGTGTATCGGCGGCCTTGCGGCAAAAACAGATTCCCTCTTGCCGGACCTACATGGCAATGGGCAACGAAACTATAAACGTGGTACCCTTGTTTTCCTCGCTCTCTACATGAATGGTACCTCTGTGGAGGTCGACTATCTTTTTGACAATAGAAAGGCCCAGCCCTGTCCCGGCTATGTTTTTGGTTATTTCCGACCTGATACGATAAAACTTGTCAAAAATACGCTGCATATCGGACTGCGCTATGCCGATGCCGGTATCTACTACCTTGATGCGCAGATCTTGACCGCTTTCGTATATATCGACCGTTACCCGCCCACCGCCGGGTGTGTACTTGATCGCATTGCTGATTAAGTTGAGGAGAACCGCCTCTATTCCGTTCCGGTCACCACTTATGAGCGGCAAATCTTCAGTTACGTGCGTCTCTAAAGTTATATCCTTATCCTCAGCCGACATGGCCGTCAATTCGACCGTCCGCTGCAGTATCTCCCGCAGGTCTAAACGTTCTATCTGTTGTAAGACCTTCCCTTCCTCAATACGGCGGAAGTCCAAAAGGTCGTTGACCAGGGTAATCATCCCTTTGGTTTTTTCCTTGGCCTTCGCAAGCAGGTCCTTCTGTTTCGCATTAAGCTCACCGGCCAGGCCGTCTACGACTACGGAGAGCTGCATCAGCATGGAACTCAAAGGCGATTTTAGTTGATGGGAAACCATAAATATAAAATCATCCTTTAATGCATTCATCCCGCTGATGCGCGCAACATCGTGGATTAAGGCTACCATCCCAATCGGCGCCCCATCTCTATTGATCACGGGATTGACATGGATCCTTAGACGTTTATCGCCGGTCTCCAATAAACAGACTTCATGGTGACCTTTGGGGTGCTCGACAGGTTCTACTCTGGCGGCACATAGCAACTTCTCCAGTTCCTTATTTCTTATGAATTGTTGAACCGGGCGCCCCAACTCGTCACATGATATATCAAGCATATCGGACGCCTTTGAATTGCAAAATACAAGATTTCCATGTAGGTCGGTAACCATAATCCCGTCGGCAATACTGTCAAAAATGGCCCGCATGCTGTCCGATCCACAGCCCTGAAGGGACCGCCTCTCTCTTTGCAGAGCTTCCAACTCCCGCTTTAGGTGAAATCTTTCTATGGCCCGGTCCATCTTCGTCCAGAAGCGCTCTGTAGTAAACGTCTTTCGTATGCAGTCGTATGCCCCGGCGTGCATAGCCTCAATGGCCTCTTCACCGCAATCTGCAGACATGGCCAGGATCAGTATCTCGCTTCTCGCCTTCCGCAGAGTCTCCAGAAGCGGCATGGCTCCCAGGCGTGGGAGTTCAAGAGACAGCAGCATTATATCAACACCGCCCGGATTTTTCTGAATAAAATCCAATGCCTCTCTGGCGGTTTCAAGCACGACAACGTTATACCCCCGGCCGGTTAAAAGTTGATTTACTTTATTAAGGACGGCGATGTTGTTTTCCACTACTAATATGTTCGGTTTAGTCAGCATAAATCTGTCTTCATGTTTACGGGCTCAATAACCGTTCCACCCGCCTCGCCAACTCAGCAGAATCGACCGGCTTGGCAATATAGTCATCGGCCTCGGTCATTAGACCCATTTCTTTAGTGTAGGTCGTCTTGAATATGGATTGGTCCACCGCGGTGAGGAGAATGATTGGTATGTGACTCAACTTTGGATCGGACTTGAGAACGACGCACACATCATACCCATTCATTTCCGGCATCATTACGTCCAGGATAACCAGATCCGGCCCCGCAGCCCGGACCTTATCCAGACCTTCCTTCCCGTCGTGGGCTAAGACAACCTCGTAAGCCTTACTCTCAAGGAGAAGTTTGACTGCCGCACAAAAATCAACGTCATCATCTACCATCAATATTTTCTTACTCACGGCCATACCTCGCTGTCGAAGTTTTAACCACGAATGAATCCGTTAATCATCGGTTATTTGTCGGTTGTCTTTGTCACTTCGTGGTCAATTCGTGGCAGAACGCCTCTTATCCAAAATCCTCCCCACGCGCTCCAGCAAGACCTTGCTTTCTACAGGCTTTTCCACATAGTCGTCTACATCAAGCTGCACGCCGGTCTCCAGTTCGTAGCGGCGCTGGCTGACCCCCTCCCTTATGGAGCTGAGGATAATAATCGGCATATGGGCATATTTGGCACGCCTCGGATCTTTAAGGGCCTTACACACCTCAAAACCATCCATTTTGGGCATAAGAAGATCAAGGATAAGTAAGTCCGGCTGCTCTTCCTTGAGGCGTGTCAGGCATTCTTCGCCGTTACAGGCAGTAACTACTGTATAACCGACGGATCCGAGTATCATCTCCAGGGTCTCACGCATATCCGGATCGTCATCCACTACCATAATCTTTGCATTCGTTCCCATGGGTCCTCCTTCATACGGGTTACGAGTTACACGTTCTACTCCATGCGAAACGCAATCCCGCAACGAGCAACAATCATTACACTATCGGCCTGGGCATCAGCCCTGCCTCCTCAACAATGCGCGGCACGACATCCTCCCAGGCCACAGCCATGATATGAACGCCGTGAACTCCTTCAATCTCCTTGACCTGTTCAATGATCTCGATAGCTATCTTCAGGCCTTCTTCCTTGGCGTCCTTGGCCCCTTCCATCCGGCTGACCAGTTCCCTCGGTACGGAGATGCCGGCCACGTTCTTGGCCATGTACCGCGCCATGCCCACGGATTTGATGGGAATAACCCCGGCCAAAACATGCACCTTCTCATGCAGGCCCTCGTCTCTGGCCATGGCCATCCAGCGGGAGAACCTTTCCACATCAAATATCCCCTGGGTCTGGATGAAATCAACCCCTGCCTTTATCTTTTTGGCCAGTCTTCTGACCCTGAACTCAAAAGGATCCGCAAAGGGATTGGCCGCAGCGCCGATATAGAGCGGGATATCGCCCGAGATATCCTCTCCGTTCATGAACTTCTTCTCATCGCGCATCCTTTTGACCGTCTGTATGAGCTGAATGGAATCAATATCGTAGACCCCCTTCGCCTGCGGATGATTGCCGAATCTCTGGTGGTCACCGGATAGACAAAGCAGATTACGGACTCCCAGCGCCACGGCGCCCAGAATGTCGCTCTGAATGGCGATCCGGTTCCGGTCGCGCACCACCATCTGCATCACGGGCTCTATACCCAGTTCCCTCAGAAGAACGCACCCGCTGAGGCTGGACATCCTCACGATGGCCGTCTGGTTGTCCGTTATGTTCAAAGCGTCACAGCAGGTCTTCAGGAGTTCCCCTTTGCGCTTGACCACCTGGCCCGAAGTTCCCTTGGGTGGCCCGCACTCCGAGGTTACGGCGAACTGCCCGCTTTCCAGTATTCTCTCCAGACTGCTTCCCGATTTCATACTTTCAGATCCTCTCTCACAATCTTCCGCGGACCACCGTGGGGACTCGCCGACCAATCCTTTATGGGGAAAATCTCGTCAAGCTTGTCCAGTCGATTGAGACCCTTCAGACGGTCATATATTAGCTGCCATACGCAGTCCACGTCCTTGCTTATCTCGCATTTCCCATTGACCGAGCCGCCGCAGGGGCCGTTGAAGAGGCCTTTGGAACATCGGGCTATGGGACACAGTCCGCCGGTCATGTCCAGAATGCACTGGCCGCAACCGGCACAGCGCTCGGACCAGACGCCGTGTTCCTCCGTGACTCCCATGAATTTGGTGTTTAGTGCGGGGAGGAAAACGGTGTTCGCATAGGTATCTGCCAGAAAATTGACGCCTACGCCGCAGGCCATGGACAGCACCGCGTCGTACTCGCCTATGGACCCGGAGAGCTCCTGAAGATACTCCGGATCACACTGCCGGACAAGGGTTTTCTCAACAATCTCAACGGGTTCCCCTTTTTTCTTGCGGTCCATGCGAATCAGCGACGAAAGGATCTCCACCTCTTTGGCGCCGCCGGCAAAACACACCGTTACGCAGGTGCCACAACCAAGAACCAGGATCTTTTGGAACCCCTTCAGCATCTCGACAATTTCAGTAAATGGCTTCTGTTCGCCAACAATCATACGTTATTCTCCTCGTTCTCCACGTAGCGGACTCGGCCCGAGCTTCTCTATCCGCTCCACCATCTCTTTTGCCACCTCGGCAAAGCGCCCGCCCTGAGCCGCAGACATGTTGTACATCTCCACCCTTTCCGGCTCAATGCCCAGGTCGCGCAGGAGCCCTTTAACGTATTGAACCCGTTTTTTCGCCTTGAGATTTCCGGTCTGGAAATGGCATTCCCCTTCCAGGCAACCGGCCACATAGACACCATCCGCCCCCTCTTCCAAGGCCCTGAGGATGTGAATAATATCCACCCGTCCGGTGCACGGAACGCGTACGATCCGAACAT
Proteins encoded:
- a CDS encoding methylenetetrahydrofolate reductase C-terminal domain-containing protein, with product MIVGEQKPFTEIVEMLKGFQKILVLGCGTCVTVCFAGGAKEVEILSSLIRMDRKKKGEPVEIVEKTLVRQCDPEYLQELSGSIGEYDAVLSMACGVGVNFLADTYANTVFLPALNTKFMGVTEEHGVWSERCAGCGQCILDMTGGLCPIARCSKGLFNGPCGGSVNGKCEISKDVDCVWQLIYDRLKGLNRLDKLDEIFPIKDWSASPHGGPRKIVREDLKV
- a CDS encoding ATP-binding protein, with the translated sequence MLTKPNILVVENNIAVLNKVNQLLTGRGYNVVVLETAREALDFIQKNPGGVDIMLLSLELPRLGAMPLLETLRKARSEILILAMSADCGEEAIEAMHAGAYDCIRKTFTTERFWTKMDRAIERFHLKRELEALQRERRSLQGCGSDSMRAIFDSIADGIMVTDLHGNLVFCNSKASDMLDISCDELGRPVQQFIRNKELEKLLCAARVEPVEHPKGHHEVCLLETGDKRLRIHVNPVINRDGAPIGMVALIHDVARISGMNALKDDFIFMVSHQLKSPLSSMLMQLSVVVDGLAGELNAKQKDLLAKAKEKTKGMITLVNDLLDFRRIEEGKVLQQIERLDLREILQRTVELTAMSAEDKDITLETHVTEDLPLISGDRNGIEAVLLNLISNAIKYTPGGGRVTVDIYESGQDLRIKVVDTGIGIAQSDMQRIFDKFYRIRSEITKNIAGTGLGLSIVKKIVDLHRGTIHVESEENKGTTFIVSLPIAM
- a CDS encoding hydrogenase iron-sulfur subunit, translated to MQGLVEKGGRLKDFTPVIVAFCCKYUAYSAADLAGSARLQYPSNVRIVRVPCTGRVDIIHILRALEEGADGVYVAGCLEGECHFQTGNLKAKKRVQYVKGLLRDLGIEPERVEMYNMSAAQGGRFAEVAKEMVERIEKLGPSPLRGERGE
- a CDS encoding methylenetetrahydrofolate reductase yields the protein MSFRQALESNKFLVTAEIGPGKGTDTGVLLEDASILKDRVDAINVTDMQSSVMRLGSLAVCHLLTDMGIDPVLQVTCRDRNRLALQSDLLSAWVLGIRNVLALTGDHPTLGDHPQAKPVFDLDSVSLLEVIGKLNGGADMVGNELKGATDFLPGAVVNPGADTEAALDLQIIKMEKKMEAGARFFQTQAIYDLDLFEKFMRRVEGYKTKILGGVILLKSAGMARFMNKNVAGVFVPEYLIKEMTETKDKVKTSIEIAARLVNGMKDLCHGVHIMAIGWEKRVPQVLDEAGL
- a CDS encoding methylenetetrahydrofolate reductase C-terminal domain-containing protein, yielding MIIATQKDLAEIKHMVAPYKKVLIVGCGMCMTFCSAGGPDEVARLAENLATDREGLTVEKGMIPRQCSDKFIDRLEEKIRDYEAVLSMACGNGVQAVARRFPDKRVLPALNTQFIGIEQEPGVWTEMCMACGDCILGRTAGVCPVARCAKGLLNGPCGGSQEGKCEVSKDRPCAWQEIYHGLKRLGLLDYLRGETQIKGWAVHPGRVIREELKAKEG
- a CDS encoding response regulator: MAVSKKILMVDDDVDFCAAVKLLLESKAYEVVLAHDGKEGLDKVRAAGPDLVILDVMMPEMNGYDVCVVLKSDPKLSHIPIILLTAVDQSIFKTTYTKEMGLMTEADDYIAKPVDSAELARRVERLLSP
- a CDS encoding methylenetetrahydrofolate reductase, whose product is MKSGSSLERILESGQFAVTSECGPPKGTSGQVVKRKGELLKTCCDALNITDNQTAIVRMSSLSGCVLLRELGIEPVMQMVVRDRNRIAIQSDILGAVALGVRNLLCLSGDHQRFGNHPQAKGVYDIDSIQLIQTVKRMRDEKKFMNGEDISGDIPLYIGAAANPFADPFEFRVRRLAKKIKAGVDFIQTQGIFDVERFSRWMAMARDEGLHEKVHVLAGVIPIKSVGMARYMAKNVAGISVPRELVSRMEGAKDAKEEGLKIAIEIIEQVKEIEGVHGVHIMAVAWEDVVPRIVEEAGLMPRPIV
- a CDS encoding response regulator, which encodes MGTNAKIMVVDDDPDMRETLEMILGSVGYTVVTACNGEECLTRLKEEQPDLLILDLLMPKMDGFEVCKALKDPRRAKYAHMPIIILSSIREGVSQRRYELETGVQLDVDDYVEKPVESKVLLERVGRILDKRRSATN